In Aphelocoma coerulescens isolate FSJ_1873_10779 chromosome 13, UR_Acoe_1.0, whole genome shotgun sequence, the following are encoded in one genomic region:
- the FNIP1 gene encoding folliculin-interacting protein 1 isoform X2 has translation MLPSWPLPEFDPSQIRLIVYQDCERRGRNVLFDSSAKRKIEDVSVSKLCSDAQVRVFGKCCQLKPGGDSSSSLDSSINSSSSFSDPKEQCPKYQGSRCSSDANMLGEMMFGSVAMSYKGSTLKIHQIRSPPQLMLSKVFTARTGSSIYGSLNTLQDSLEFINQDSNTLKPDHSTIMNGLLGNIGLSQLCSPRRAFSEQGPLRLIRSASFFAVHSNPMDMPGREQNEDRDSGIARSASLSSLLITPFPSPGSSLNKSCASSYQRRWRRSQTTSLENGVFPRWSMDESFNLSDDSSGPNPGIVRKKKIAIGVIFSLSRDEDENNKFNEFFFSHFPLFESHMNKLKSAIEQAMKMSRRSADASQRSLAYNRIVDALNEFRTTICNLYTMPRIGEPVWLTMMSGTPEKNQLCHRFMKEFTFLIENASKNQFLPALLTAVLTNHLAWVPTVMPNGQPPIRIFLEKHSSQSVDMLAKTHPYNPLWAQLGDLYGAIGSPVRLAKTVVVGKRHDLVQRLLYFLTYFIRCSELQETHLLENGEDEAIVMPGTVITTTLEKGEVEESEYVLVTMHKNRGNLLPTESEEMRAPNCSCKYCKCPISLAQNIEGVGQQEREDMQSTPKVELESSSDENRTIVPEDGQEDAVDVTQPRPCLDAKLETVVCTGSASPEKYMGTESCLEPTASMWRTEDMLEPGSQVGGGTRTPGIAVEKKPPDKLFMDTFPCSAAEVQTKVTFLIGDSMSPDSDIELRSQAVVEQIARHHSPPAAEAGVSSDQNCEAEQTVEDQNRDCGTAEPFPQVASEHQSWNPNPYSAESMSLFDEYFTDDSSIETRTIDDIPGQAATGLLAHNSSLEFSKKLSTKACKPPSEFCKFMDSVRQETYKNCFNEQDQREKISIHVPHGDRENVEKKVAPGIDWDIPRNESSDSALGDSESEDTGHDLTRLGGNYYGGEQEDWAEEYEIPFPGSKLVEVNSVQPSIANFGRSLLGGYCSSYVPDFVLQGIGSDEKLRHCLVSDLSHAVQHPVLDEPIAEAVCIIADTDKWTVQVASSQRRMIENKLGKEVLVSSLVSNLLHSTLQLYKHNLSPNFCVMHLEDRLQELYFKSKMLSEYLKGQMRVHVKELGVVLGIESSDLPLLAAVASTHSPYVAQILL, from the exons GGTTCTCGGTGCTCCTCAGATGCCAACATGCTTGGAGAGATGATGTTTGGCTCTGTGGCCATGAGCTACAAGGGCTCCACATTGAAAATTCATCAGATCCG ctcccctccccagctcaTGCTCAGCAAGGTGTTCACAGCTCGCACGGGAAGCAGCATCTACGGCAGTCTGAACAC GTTGCAGGACAGTCTTGAGTTCATTAATCAAGACAGCAATACATTGAAGCCTGACCACAGTACAATTATGAATGGACTTCTTGGGAATATAG GTCTTTCCCAGCTTTGCAGCCCCAGGCGGGCATTCTCAGAGCAAGGTCCGCTCCGCCTCATCCGGAGCGCCTCTTTCTTTGCAG TTCATAGCAACCCTATGGATATGCCTGGGAGGGAGCAGAATGAGGACAGAGACAGCGGTATAGCAAGATCTG CATCTCTTAGCAGTCTGCTCATCACTCCGTTTCCCTCTCCGGGCTCCTCGCTTAACaagagctgtgccagcagctaccAGCGGCGTTGGCGTCGCAGCCAGACAACCAGCTTGGAGAACGGGGTCTTCCCTCGATG GTCCATGGATGAAAGCTTCAACTTGTCGGATGACAGCTCTGGTCCAAACCCAGGAAttgtgaggaagaaaaagatagCAATTGGGGTTATTTTTTCACTCTCAAGAGATGAAGATGAAAACAACAAATTTAATGAGTTCTTCTTCTCACACTTTCCTCTTTTTGAGAGTCACATGAACAAACTGAAGAGTGCAATAGAACAG GCCATGAAAATGAGTCGGAGATCAGCTGATGCCAGCCAGCGGAGTTTGGCGTATAACAGAATTGTGGATGCCCTAAATGAGTTCAG aACGACTATTTGCAATCTCTACACAATGCCACGGATTGGGGAGCCTGTCTGGCTCACCATGATGTCGGGGACACCAGAGAAGAACCAGCTATGCCATCGCTTCATGAAGGAGTTCACTTTCTTGATAGAAAATGCTTCTAAAAACCA GTTTTTACCAGCTTTGCTGACTGCAGTGCTGACTAACCACTTGGCCTGGGTCCCCACTGTCATGCCTAATGGCCAGCCACCCATAAGAATCTTCCTGGAGAAGCATTCTTCCCAGAGCGTGGACATGCTGGCCAAAACTCATCCCTACAACCCACTGTGGGCACAGCTCG GTGACCTGTATGGGGCCATCGGATCACCTGTGAGATTAGCAAAAACAGTCGTGGTTGGTAAAAGACATGACCTGGTCCAGAGATTGCTTTACTTCCTCACTTACTTCATCAGATGCTCTGAACTTCAAGAGACACACCTTCTGGAAAATGGGGAAGATGAGGCCATTGTCATGCCTGGCACTGTTATCACTACCACGCTAGAGAAAGGAGAAGTGGAAGAGTCTGAGTATGTGCTTGTCACAATGCACAAGAACAGGGGCAACTTGCTACCCACCGAGTCTGAAGAGATGAGAGCTCCCAACTGCAGCTGTAAATATTGCAAATGTCCCATTTCCCTCGCACAGAACATAGAAGGTGTTGGACAGCAAGAGAGAGAAGACATGCAAAGCACTCCTAAGGTAGAGCTGGAATCTTCTTCAGATGAGAACAGAACCATCGTTCCTGAGGATGGCCAGGAAGATGCTGTGGATGTGACACAACCAAGGCCCTGCCTGGATGCCAAACTGGAGACTGTGGTGTGCACAGGGTCAGCTTCACCCGAGAAATACATGGGGACAGAATCTTGTTTGGAGCCAACAGCGAGCATGTGGAGGACTGAGGACATGCTGGAGCCAGGCAGCCAGGTGGGAGGTGGAACAAGGACACCTGGGATTGCTGTAGAGAAGAAGCCGCCCGATAAGCTCTTCATGGACACGTTTCCATGCAGCGCTGCCGAGGTTCAGACAAAAGTTACTTTCCTCATTGGAGATTCCATGTCACCTGATTCAGACATTGAACTGAGAAGTCAGGCAGTAGTGGAACAAATTGCCAGGCATCACAGCCCgccagcagcagaggcaggagtGTCTTCTGATCAGAACTGTGAAGCTGAACAAACTGTTGAGGACCAAAATAGAGACTGTGGGACAGCTGAACCCTTTCCTCAAGTTGCTAGTGAGCATCAGAGCTGGAACCCAAACCCATACAGTGCCGAGAGCATGAGTCTGTTTGATGAGTATTTCACTGATGACAGTTCAATTGAAACCCGGACTATTGATGATATTCCAGGGCAAGCAGCTACGGGCCTTCTTGCTCACAACAGTAGTTTAGAATTTTCTAAAAAGCTGTCTACAAAGGCTTGCAAACCACCTAGTGAATTTTGTAAATTCATGGACTCTGTTCGACAAGAGACCTACAAAAACTGCTTTAATGAGCAGGACCAAAGAGAGAAAATCTCTATTCATGTCCCCCATGGGGACAGAGAAAACGTAGAGAAAAAAGTTGCCCCAGGAATTGATTGGGACATTCCAAGAAATGAGAGTTCAGACAGTGCCCTGGGTGACAGCGAAAGTGAGGATACAGGCCATGATCTAACTAGACTGGGTGGTAACTATTATGGAGGAGAGCAAGAAGATTGGGCAGAGGAATATGAGATTCCCTTCCCTGG GTCAAAATTAGTTGAAGTCAACTCTGTCCAGCCCAGTATTGCCAATTTTGGAAGATCCTTACTAGGAGGCTACTGTTCATCTTACGTCCCTGACTTTGTTTTGCAAGGAATAGGAAGTGATGAAAAGCTGAGGCACTGTTTGGTGTCAGATTTGTCTCATGCTGTGCAG caCCCTGTTCTGGATGAGCCCATTGCAGAAGCTGTCTGCATTATTGCAGACACAGACAAATGGACGGTGCAAGTGGCCAGTAGCCAGAGGCGAATGATTGAAAATAAACTGGGAAAAGAAGTGTTAGTCTCCAGTCTTGTCTCCAACCTTCTTCATTCCACTCTTCAGCTTTACAAGCATAATTTATCTCCAAACTTT TGTGTGATGCACCTGGAAGATCGTCTGCAGGAGCTCTACTTCAAAAGCAAGATGCTGTCCGAGTATCTCAAGGGCCAGATGAGAGTCCATGTCAAGGAGCTGGGCGTGGTGCTGGG GATTGAATCCAGCGACCTCCCCTTGCTGGCAGCTGTAGCGAGCACTCACTCTCCGTACGTTGCCCAGATCCTTCTTTAA